One Candidatus Obscuribacterales bacterium DNA segment encodes these proteins:
- a CDS encoding phosphopantetheine-binding protein, whose amino-acid sequence PNHVSKFVLYLNSQSHSSLTFKALLDKRFRSNGPFWSESLPPPHPFSTMPGGRLYRTGDRARFRPDGSLEFLGRVDHQVKLRGYRVELGEIEAALRQYSTVQSAIAILREDAPGLPRLVAYVIAQADQVVDGAILRSQLQQRLPDYMVPAAILVLKALPLLPNGKINRQALPIPAAASTEFVAPRNSIEEKLAQIWAEVLQLERVSIHDRFFDLGGHSLLATQIMSRLRQSFLVELLLHQFFESPTVAELAIAISQALVEQANPSGLADLLNQLDLAPMHE is encoded by the coding sequence CCCAATCACGTCAGTAAATTTGTTCTCTACTTAAACAGCCAGTCTCATTCCAGTCTTACGTTCAAAGCCCTACTAGATAAGCGTTTCAGATCAAATGGCCCATTTTGGTCAGAATCTTTACCGCCGCCGCACCCGTTTAGTACGATGCCCGGCGGTCGGCTATACCGAACGGGCGATCGCGCTCGATTCCGTCCCGATGGCAGTTTGGAGTTTTTAGGTCGCGTCGACCATCAGGTCAAACTTCGCGGCTACCGGGTGGAGTTGGGCGAAATCGAAGCGGCCCTACGGCAGTACTCAACCGTGCAGTCTGCGATCGCGATTCTGCGGGAAGATGCGCCAGGGCTACCGCGTCTAGTCGCCTATGTGATCGCTCAGGCAGATCAGGTGGTCGATGGGGCTATCCTCCGCAGCCAGTTGCAACAGCGGTTGCCAGACTATATGGTGCCTGCCGCCATCCTGGTGCTAAAAGCCTTACCCCTCTTGCCCAATGGCAAAATCAACCGGCAAGCCTTACCCATTCCTGCAGCAGCATCCACTGAGTTTGTTGCGCCCCGTAACTCGATTGAGGAAAAGCTGGCTCAGATTTGGGCAGAGGTGCTGCAGCTAGAGCGCGTCAGCATTCACGATCGCTTTTTTGACCTAGGCGGGCATTCCCTACTGGCAACCCAAATTATGTCGCGGCTGCGGCAATCGTTTCTAGTAGAATTGCTGCTGCATCAGTTCTTTGAATCGCCCACAGTGGCAGAACTGGCGATCGCCATCAGTCAAGCCCTGGTAGAGCAAGCCAACCCAAGCGGCTTAGCCGACCTACTGAACCAATTGGACTTAGCCCCTATGCATGAGTAA